One genomic window of Motacilla alba alba isolate MOTALB_02 chromosome 3, Motacilla_alba_V1.0_pri, whole genome shotgun sequence includes the following:
- the ITGB1BP1 gene encoding integrin beta-1-binding protein 1 isoform X3, whose amino-acid sequence MGVSKYGIKVSTSDQYDVLHRHALYLIVRMVCYDDGLGAGKSLLALKTTDAASEECSLWVYQCNSLEQAQAICKVLSTAFDSVLMSEKS is encoded by the exons ATGGGAGTTTCCAAATACGGCATTAAAGTTTCCACATCTGATCAGTAT GATGTGTTACATAGGCATGCTCTCTATTTGATTGTAAGGATGGTGTGCTATGATGATGGTCTGGGAGCAGGAAAAAGTTTACTGGCTTTGAAGACAACAGATGCAGCCTCTGAAGAATGCAGCCTCTGGGTATATCAGTGCAATAGTTTG gaaCAAGCACAAGCCATTTGCAAAGTGTTGTCTACAGCCTTTGATTCGGTTTTAATGTCGGAGAAGTCCTGA
- the ITGB1BP1 gene encoding integrin beta-1-binding protein 1 isoform X2, producing the protein MFRKGKKRHSSSSSQSSEISTKSKSVDSSLGGLSRSSTVASLDTDSTKSSGQSNSNSDTCAEFRVKYVGAIEKLKYNESKSLEGPLDLINYIDVAQVKRSLLWEFPNTALKFPHLISMMVCYDDGLGAGKSLLALKTTDAASEECSLWVYQCNSLEQAQAICKVLSTAFDSVLMSEKS; encoded by the exons atgtttagaaaaggaaaaaagcgacacagcagcagcagctcacaaagCAGTGAAATCAGCACTAAAAGCAAG tctgTAGATTCCAGCCTTGGGGGACTTTCCAGGTCTAGTACTGTGGCCAGCCTAGATACAGACTCCACAAAAAGTTCAG GACAAAGCAATAGTAATTCTGATACATGTGCAGAATTCAGAGTTAAATATGTTGGTGCcattgaaaaattgaaatacaaTGAGAGCAAAAGTCTTGAAGGGCCACTGGACTTGATAAATTACATAGATGTTGCACAG GTGAAGAGGAGTTTATTATGGGAGTTTCCAAATACGGCATTAAAGTTTCCACATCTGATCAGTAT GATGGTGTGCTATGATGATGGTCTGGGAGCAGGAAAAAGTTTACTGGCTTTGAAGACAACAGATGCAGCCTCTGAAGAATGCAGCCTCTGGGTATATCAGTGCAATAGTTTG gaaCAAGCACAAGCCATTTGCAAAGTGTTGTCTACAGCCTTTGATTCGGTTTTAATGTCGGAGAAGTCCTGA
- the ITGB1BP1 gene encoding integrin beta-1-binding protein 1 isoform X1, whose protein sequence is MFRKGKKRHSSSSSQSSEISTKSKSVDSSLGGLSRSSTVASLDTDSTKSSGQSNSNSDTCAEFRVKYVGAIEKLKYNESKSLEGPLDLINYIDVAQQDGKLPFVPGEEEFIMGVSKYGIKVSTSDQYDVLHRHALYLIVRMVCYDDGLGAGKSLLALKTTDAASEECSLWVYQCNSLEQAQAICKVLSTAFDSVLMSEKS, encoded by the exons atgtttagaaaaggaaaaaagcgacacagcagcagcagctcacaaagCAGTGAAATCAGCACTAAAAGCAAG tctgTAGATTCCAGCCTTGGGGGACTTTCCAGGTCTAGTACTGTGGCCAGCCTAGATACAGACTCCACAAAAAGTTCAG GACAAAGCAATAGTAATTCTGATACATGTGCAGAATTCAGAGTTAAATATGTTGGTGCcattgaaaaattgaaatacaaTGAGAGCAAAAGTCTTGAAGGGCCACTGGACTTGATAAATTACATAGATGTTGCACAG CAAGATGGAAAGTTACCTTTTGTTCCAGGTGAAGAGGAGTTTATTATGGGAGTTTCCAAATACGGCATTAAAGTTTCCACATCTGATCAGTAT GATGTGTTACATAGGCATGCTCTCTATTTGATTGTAAGGATGGTGTGCTATGATGATGGTCTGGGAGCAGGAAAAAGTTTACTGGCTTTGAAGACAACAGATGCAGCCTCTGAAGAATGCAGCCTCTGGGTATATCAGTGCAATAGTTTG gaaCAAGCACAAGCCATTTGCAAAGTGTTGTCTACAGCCTTTGATTCGGTTTTAATGTCGGAGAAGTCCTGA